A region of the Echeneis naucrates chromosome 15, fEcheNa1.1, whole genome shotgun sequence genome:
gcaagaCTGTAAGTGCAtgaatctcataaaaagttggcacaccctgtggtgttaaactatgaggacaaatgcaggaaaaaaaaaaaaaacatctgcccAAGTTCATGGAAACAACTTTATGTGTGCTAGTCTTGAGGTTTTTTCTctggttttaaatattttcaagtCTGTTAAAACAATGCCCCCATGCTGATATGCACATTGAAAGAATTAGTAGCTATAATAATTGTACTAAACCTACTGGCTACAAATGGAACTCTTCATAAGGTGTTATCCATAGTTCTACTTTTTTATCAAACACATAAGTCAAATCAAGTGGGTGTTTTCTAAAGTTAACCTTCCTCTTGTTCCAAATTTCCTCTTTGTATTTCCACAGACAGTGTTTCCAAGTTGAGCCACGATAGATGGACAGTGATAAGACAGAGTTCTGTATTAAAATGCGGTAAAATAAGATGTCTTTTTGATTTGTCTGCTGGAATTTCGGTGAAGTTTTCACTTAAGTTTGGAATAGCATttgaacaaaaatggaaaacgGATGTCTTGGCCAGTGGGGACAGGAGTTACAGCTCATGAGTAACAGTgttttcaagtttatttatttctataatttgaaagaaagaaaaaatgtcaataaatattCTAGGCCACCAGGGTGCCCCAATGCTCCTTATATTTGTTGGGGCATCATATACAACATACAATACTTTGTACATTGTGCATCAGAAAACTacatattacattatttttttttaaatgaagacagAAATTGATTATGTCATGTCATTATTTATTACATTGGAAAGTTTCTCAGTTTCATGAAAACATTAGAGACTAATGTCGTGTTACCAAAAAACTCAACACACACCTACTCACAGAACATATCCACGTGTTCATCTGGCAGCTAAATGAACTGCTGGGGATAGCAGAGCTCTTCCAATCTGTATCTAAGAAAAGATACACCTGTTGGCCTTTATGGTCATCTGAAGAATAATCATATGAGTCTGCGGGAAGGATTTCcatgactttttttcccccctctctttctttttttttcaaagattcTTTTCAGCCCTCAGATTCTTAGCTTTGTTGTAATTCTTTGTTCTGGCTTTGGCAGAGGAGAAATACATAACAGTGCAGCCCTACTCCAGCCAAGGCAAGGATGAAATTGCTTTTGAAAAAGGTGTTACTGTGGAAGTGATTCAGAAAAACCTGGAAGGATGGTGGTTTATCAGGTAAACCTCTGCCCACTTCCTCCAGACATTTGTTCTGACTCCATTACAACGTGATGATGGCTTTACTCACTTTTCTTTTGCAACTTACCCCACAGGTACCAGGATAAAGAGGGCTGGGCGCCGGCCTCTTACCTCAAGAAGGCAAAAGATGACCTCTCTCCTCGAAAGAAGACGGTTACAGGTCCAGTGGAGATTATTGGAAACATCATGGAGATCAGTAATCTGCTTAACAAGAAAGCCTTGAGTGAGAAGGACATGCAGACTGAAGGTGTCCCAGAGAGCCCCCAGGTGGTCAGGAAGGAAATCAGCTCACCAATCCCCTGTGCTGACTCCAGCCCTGTCAGTTCCCCTCAGGATGGAAGCAAAGCTGAGTCTGCTTCCCCAGCGATCGCCCGGATCGCCCCTCATCGGATGGAAATTGGTCAGTCACTGTGGATTCAGTTTCTGTCATAGCATACATTTTTGGGAATCTGTTGATTACCCATTAAACTTTTCAAGCTCGGATTCCCAAATGTAGttaattgtgttgtttcttcTATGCTGATTTTTCTATTCTAATTTGAAATCTCCGTGATTGTTTTGCAGGTTCCCCAGTCCTCAGGCAAAAACCTCCTCCTCGTAGAGATGCAACCCTTGTAAGTGTTTCATATTTACCCATGCAACTGTTTTTAATTCATCTCTTCTGCTTGTAAAACAGTTTCAAATTGCTGAGTGCAGAACAtacttttgtttattcagaaaaaaatgacagatggaTGAAACCATAAATCAGTATTATGTTTGTATTGAATTATTTCAAAACACTGGACATTCacagtatttatatatttatacagttTTCCTTCATATAGACAAATACAGCAAATACAGCAAAGAGGTCGAAGTATTCACACCCTGAAATGAAATTACCAGCACATAAGTATAAAATATTCAATTACATGTTATTTTCCCATAATCCCATATTATATGTTGAAGTTCCATATTTTATTATAACTACATTGTACATTACCAATTAGGTAAGTCAACATACGCAATTTGTAACTGATTGCATTGATGAACTATGAATACAGGTCCACCAATATCTAAGCGTCATATTACACTCCACCCACTTTGGCCAACAACACAAGTAGgatagaaaagaagaaaaaaaaactttttttgaacactacattttgcttttatatGAAATAAGATATTACCTCACGGAGCCTTGAACAATTAAATGGAAACATCTGGAAAGAGGGGAAATTTCTCTTTGGTCAAACTGTCAGCGACTTGTAGACATCTGAAACATGACGAAGAGCTCTATCCACCATACAGCTTTTTTATAAAGGgccacaagtaaaaaaaaaaaaaaaaaagttttcactgCACTGAATTTTATAGGATTGTATATGTTTGCCCAATACAGGTATAGTGCTTGAGCAAATATCCTGCTCTCCCCTCTGCTACAATATATAAGTCTGACATTGTCAATGTATATTCTCCTCAGGGATTTCAGTTGCCCTCCCCACCAGAGCCCCCCACAGTTGAAGCAGAGTATTACACCATTGCAGATTTCCAGTCCTGTATATCTGATGGTATTAGTTTCAATGGAGGACAGAAAGCAGAGGTAAGAGCTGTTCGTACAGTAAACCAATTTTAAATTTGGCTATCAACCATATTTCTTTCTTAGTGTCAACTAATTCGTCACTGCCCAGTAATAATTTTGCCTTTGAAGAGAAAATTATCTAATCCAAATCAATCGTAAACATCTTTCAGAGGTCTTCATAAAGCCTGAACTTTTGTTGAACTTGTATTTCAGGTCATTGAGAAAAACTCAGGTGGTTGGTGGTATGTCCAGATAGGAGAGAAAGAAGGCTGGGCTCCCTGCTCCTACATTGATAAACGTAAGAAGCCCAATCTGAATCGCAGAACAAGCACTCTGTGCCGTCCTAAAGTTCCACCCCCAGCCCCGCCTGTCAAAAAACAAGACTCAGTAGAGACTGCACCTCCCAGCAGTCCTGGGTCTGAAGCTCCAGAGTCTCCTGTGTCTCCTGGGAGACCAGTGTATGAAGAGCCAGAATATGATGTCCCTGCCATTGGCGATTTGGACTTGGAATCTGAGTTTGAGTTTCTAAGAGGAGAGGGCTCCTTGGTGGATGCAAAGAATGAGGACACTTCTTCTGGGAAGGGATCCCATCCGTCCTCCAAGCCCTCTCCAGCTTCATCGCTTCACAGTGCCTCTTTTAAAATTGGTGAATCATTTGAAGATGGCCACGAGGCagagggtgagggagagggagaggaagagtgTATCTATGAAAACGACGGCTTCCGACCCTTCAGAGAGACCCCAGAGAGGCAAAGCAGCAAGGACTCAAATTCCTCCAAGACAAGTGTCTTGTCAGAATCTGGCAAGACTGCAAAACCAAATTCAGGTGGATGGAGATCTGCAGGGAACAAACTCAAAATTGACTTGAATGGGAGCCCATTTTCAAACAAAGCTGAAGAGGCATCGAGTCCTAAATCTGCCTCCTCTGAGACCACTCCAGATCTGTCTCGACCTAAAAAAGAGCAAGAGGAAAGCAAGGTATCCTCTCCCACCAAATCTTCCTGTAAACTAAAGCCAGTGGTGAGGCCTAAACCACAAATAACCAAAGCCTCCAGCGCTGAAAAGATGGATATCAGCACCTTGAGAAGACAGCTCAGGCCAATAGGGCAGTTGAAGAATGGCTCCAAAACTAAAGGTGAGGACTCTGAGACAGCTTCAGTTGTCTCCTCTGAGGACTCTTTCTCTTCGCAGAGCACATCCGACCTGTCCTCTATCTATTCTAAAGGTAGCAGAGGAGACTCTGACCTGGAGGGCTCCATCCTGTATCGCACCACGGATCCCTATGAGAAAGTGCAAGAGTCTGAGCTCAGTTTCCCTGCTGGAGTGGAGGTAGAAGTGCTGGAAAAGCAGGAGAGTGGCTGGTGGTATATCCGTTGGGGGGATACAGAGGGTTGGGCTCCAACTTTCTACCTGGAGCCCATCAGGCAACAGGATGACATGGCCGGATCAGAATCTGATGGCACCCCAACTAAACCTGGAAGCCTCAGCAAATCAAACAGCCTGGAAAAGAATGAACAAAGGGTGCAGGCATTGAACAATATCAACCAAAACCTAAAGAAGGTCACCCCACCCATCCCCTCAAAGCCCCCCGGTGGCCTCTCCAAGCCTACCGGCTTGTTTGGTTCACGGAAGCAGAATAactccaaacagcagcaggttgtcAGACCTCAATCAGTCTTTATATCAGCTCCAATCAGGGATGGTCCCAGCCCTGCTGGCTCTCTCAGGAGAAACGAGTCCCTCAACTCTACAGACCACCCCCGTGTCAGCCCCACAGTGCGACGAAACGCCTCGTTCGGCACTGTGTCACGCAGCCTGGTGTCAAACAACATAGCGCTACCTAACAGGGACAGATCTGGCACAGGTAGTGCAGAATCCCttggcctcagctctcagaAAAACGCCCTTCCTGTATCCACAGTGAGGCCCAAGCcccacatcatccacaacaaCCTCAGAGAGGTGTACGTCTCCATAGCAGATTATCACGGTGATGAGGAGACGATGGGATTCCCCGAGGGGACGAGTCTGGAGGTGCTGGAAAGAAACCCCAATGGATGGTGGTATTGCAAAGTTCTGGACAATGGCAGACCAAGAAAAGGATGGGTTCCCTCAAATTACCTCGAGAAAAAGCACTAGCACTCGTGTGGAGCTGGCAGAACTCTGAACATGCGTGTAAAGACTACTCAAACAgagcaatttattttttgaaaagtCTAATCTGAACATAAAGTGAGGATTGAATTTTTACCCGGTACCGTTTGCCAAAACAAGCTGCCAGAACAAATTGTGactttgatgaaatgaaatgaggcaTCTGGTGAAATGAGTTGAGATGATACAATGCCTGAAAAGATGCGACAGAGGCAAACATTTTTGGGACAagtgacacaaacagagcaTCAGAAAGAAGCAAGATTTAGTGCTCTTCTTCAGTGGTTACCCttaacttgaaaaaaaaaaaagtaattttgcGTCCACCCCTTGAACCCTTTTCTGTAAGTTtataatgtattttaaaaaccttttttaagCATTTAAAGCTTACTGCATGTTTGAAATGATCCATTATACTGACGATACCTTGAGCTGTTGAAATTAAaccttttctccttctttctttacaaaaaaaaaaaaaaaaaaaaaaaaaaaatctgtcactgCCAAAGCTGCTTTGTGTTAGTCTTATTTTGGTgctgtctgtttgcatgtttgtttttgtttttttttttttttgtaatatctCTTTATACTGTATGTCAACATTATGTGAAATATTTTATCCATCTTATTGTGTAATGTTGAAACAATCTGTGAGCATCTCTGATTTtagcagtattttttttacccTTAAATCAGAAAACAATCCCGTATATTGTCATCTTGAACATATAGccttaaaatgtttctttataaTTTGCCAGAGGCTGATTATCCAAACTTAAACTTTCCTCATATCAGTGAAAATTCTATTTATTCATGACTTAAATATCatattgttactttttttgttttactgatcTACAAAGATCACAATGGTTCACAATATTTTTATGAACTGCTCCATAATCATAACGTTTTGAATTTCTGCTGGGCAGTAAATTTGACATAAATCATAAGCTGCAGTTGTACTGGGATGCtcacttttgttttatgttaacTGTGTGACCAGTGATGATAACTGAAGTGccaaaagaatgaatgaaataaatgcacTTTTGAACAATTATTAGTACTTTCTTATTTAAAATTTATACAAGTCATAGTTGGTCTTTTCTCGAGTTTAGTTGCGTTAGTTTATTTTGCTTAATTTCATTTTACTACCACCATCGTATGATAATCCTTGATGCTCTATCACCAAGGCCCACCGTAAGTATATTCAAGATAAGATAGCCTTTATTGCCATTATACAGCATCTGTACAAATTAATTTTGGGGGCAACACTGAAGGTGCATTAAAAGAGATAAGAATGCACAGTGCAACAATGCAACAGTGCACATGGATAAAACAAAGAGCAACTAGTGCTTATAGataataaatgcataaataaatgcatcataGTGTAATTGCACTTGGGTGAGGTAGATTTGACAGTAAATGATATTGTTCTGAGTTGAAGCTGTTGTTGAGGCTCCTGCAGCAGGTCTGTCCAGGCTGGTTCCAGGGACGGCAGAGTGCAGCCAGCACACTCTATGGTGGAGCGGCAGAAGGTCACAGGCAGCTTCTCCTCCAGTATTCTccggggggaggaggaggggttcTCTGCTGGGCCGTcttcatcactgatgatgtgtgtgCCGAGCGGGAGAGGCCCTCGGAGATGTGGCTTTAGACTCGATGACCATATTTTATGAGTAGTGAACGCATCAGCCATTCCTACGCAGAGAACGTGAACGAATCTGAGCTCGTGGTGCGCATGCGCGGACcggaaaacaagcaaacaaacaaacaaaacaaaacaaaacaaattaatcacccactgagatgacttgcTAATCCCGAGTCATACCAAAGACTGGTTCAAAATAAACCAAGGGACACCGCTGATGTCGCCAACTTCCCGTTCCTCAGAACAGAAACACCGAATCACCGGacttttcagcgggtgtgtcgctgagtgcGGCGAATCTGCATTAGCATAAACCGGGTTAGCTACGGTgtggagccgcgactctaactcactaattgTCGCCTCCAATTTTTACATCATCCTGCATCTgtgacaagaagaagaagtactatcataaaaggaggcagaggaggaactagacatggagcacacaggagaggaggcggaggaggaagggagagtggagacagagagctagaggacgTTGTTAATCTTTAAAGGGCTTTTGGCAGGTTAAAGACCACTTTGAATCAGTGTTAAAAATAACTATTCTTTCTATTTCTGTAAAGTATATTGGTAAATGCATTAATTAGGCTTTTAGAGTCGTTTTTGTGAGAAAGTTTTACTTCCGCATCTGAAAAACGCCAAAGCGGAagtgacgtaggcagagggagcgCAGTGAACCTGGAGAACAATGGATCCAAATCTCAGTTTTGGCACAGAAGAAACGTTAAACGTTAAATGTGTACCATTACACATATTACGGACCGCAGCCAGATAACTTCAACGTCAGGGGGAGAGTAGATGGTCagtggagagcagagcaggtgtTGTTAGCTTATGTAATATTGTGTTCACGTCATAATATTGGGCAGATTACCATCATATGTCCGGcaatagcaaaattattaatAGTCATCCATTACAGGCTGGAGTATGGAGTATACTTACAAATAATCTTGATCTTGATGAAGTGTCTCATACTCGTAATATCCATCAACATTACGAGGTGTTCCTCTGTACTACTGCTGGGGGAGAAAAACACTGGTGGCCCACGTTTTGTTGGATAGGTGCTTGTGCATGTGTCGGAAAAGCGAGGCCATGACCACAGCTGAGGAGAgcatgtgctgcagggaggtagATGCCTCCTGGGCCTTAGTGGAGAATGTCACCCCCAGGCTCCAAGTGCAACTTCACACAGCACTCAGGATTTGATGCATGGGGGTGTTTGGGGGGGCCAGTTTGTCTGTAAGGATGTCAGAGATGATGGTGTTAAAGGCTGAACTTCATCATGCAGACAAGACCTCATGTTTGAAAGTCGCCATTTTATAAACAGACTTGATGGCTTTCTTCACTTGGGTTACTGCCAAGCCTAAGATATGAGGACACTAAAAATAGTAATTCAAATTGTAAATGTATTGTAAGTATGAAGACCTTGTGAAGTAGCACCAAAAGGTTAAAAGAGTGGAATACAAAATCTATGAATTTTGGGACAAAATGACACAGAAGTATTTCTAACATCCAGAGACAGGCGGTTTTGGGAAAGTGGTCGGAGATGAACGgaatgaaacaggaagtcattaCCACCCACAGGATGGAACATATCAGACTAAATCAGGCACTACAAAGAACGGACATCCAACTGGTATATGTGCACACTGTGGTCACCCAGAATCTGGTCAACATGCAATGGTACGGTTAGGACagtattaaaatattcagaaaaccATTCATGTTGTGAAGCTCATTGAATATGTTTAAGAGAAATTTAAGTATGTATCTAAAAGAAACTTGAGatacaattattttaaattaattttaacttatttattatttttgctgccAATCTAATCAGCCACTTTCCAGGCCAGTAGGTGGCAGTAATGCACCACCAAACTGCTTATCCAGTCAATCAAACCTAAGAAGAAGAATATCAAATTCAAATCCTTCAGGTGATGAAAGCCACCTGTTGCCATTCAAACTGTGTAGACACCTTTAACACCTCGGATAAGACCAGGACGATGGGAAACTGGCTGTGGGGATTACAGGCTCAGCTCTCTGCTGGGAGGGGGGccttccaaacacacacacaaagattaaaCACTCAAAGCCTGTGTTACTCCTGCCACCAGACCCAACACCAATCTTCTTTCCTGTGCCTTGAGCCAATCCTGCCTTCTTCAGATTCTCCTCTCCTGGTTATGTAAGTACCTTGATGGCtgttacatttctgttttcatgagtGAAGGGGCGCGTTAGGCATGATTATGAATATGTGCTCTTATATTATGATGGACTCTGTCAAAAGGGGCTACTGGTTTAGGCTGGAttgtttcctctttgtcttgTGTATCTTGTGCACGCAGAGAAACTTCTGTTCAGTTGGGCTTCTTGCCGTGTGTCTCTTGGCTGTCTTTACTTGGCTTCTAAACAGCTAATGTGAAGGGGTGTGGCTCACCTCTTTGGTAAAAATCAGTCTTGAATGTGTTTATATCTAAGACAACCCCAGTCTTTACAATAGCACTGAAGTGTTAGGCTGCTGTATAAACACGTAAGATGACAtccctttcatttctttccattaGCTGTCAGTCAGGTTGTGGTGCAATTCGACTCTGACAGCTTCTGCTTTGTGATGACACATTTGGCTTTGGCTTGGATCAATCTGTGGTTACTGGGCATCTTAATATAGCAACAAATAACAGAATTACTAGATTAGTTTTGTCCTATTGTATTTTCGCCTTCAGCAATGATCAAACAAACACCAAATCAAAACACTGATGCAGTTTTCCAGCGTCAGACACTGCATATTGCTGATATATTGGATTTGTTGCCTGAAATATAAGAATTGTTGCCCACAGGAACTTAGTGTGAGGATATGtccatttcactgtcagtttccTCTACTGGGATCTCTGTTCTCATACTCCACCTCATGGGTTGAAACTCTATTGATCATTTTACTggctgttgtaagaagtgatttaaaactttgaaggaaaagaaaaaacaaactacagtaCAGTAGTATGTAGACCTCGAGTAGTCAAATTCATATAATTTAATGTTGGAAAAAGGGAGGTAGTACAAGGAGTAATtagcacaaaataaaactgtagaCGAGAAAGCTGTAAGGTCTAACCTGTCCCTAAAGGCTTCTGTTTTgcagttgtagtttttttttttttttttttttaaatggtcagAAACCTTTGATGCTGTGGACAACATGTCGTTGCTATTTCTGGGCAGTGGAGGGCAGCAGCGCTCAGCATGTCAGTGCAGATTGCCCACAGCAGCACGCTCACCTTCACCCTTTTGTCAATACTGTAATTAGATAATGTTGGGGGTGAAATTACTCAATTGATATTTTAGAATGTCAACAAAGTCACACTTTTCACCATAAATAGCTCCTCACAGTCTGTCCGTTGACAATGCAAATCTGACAGAGGTAAAGATTTTACATAACCCTTAAACCCTCAACTACAAGAGGAGAAACTAAAACTCAGACTGTCTGATGTCAGGTTAAACTTCTAAATCAATTttgttgaccttttttttttaatacaaattgGATGCCTCACTAAATGAATTGTGTGCTTGACCAAACAGCTGTCTAGAGGAGAtactgaaatcaaatttatttatacagcgccaaatcataacggagttacatcaaggcactttacatataaagcaggtctagaccaaactccaTCTGCGACAGAGCTCAAGAAAGTCTATCACGCTCTTAAGTCTCCGGGAGGCCCACAACCAGGTTCACCGAAAGGTCGGAGTGGAAAGTCTGTGCGTACACAAACACCACTGAGATATACTGTAG
Encoded here:
- the LOC115055188 gene encoding SH3 and PX domain-containing protein 2A-like isoform X4, translated to MRILDKFPIEGGQKDPKKRIIPFLPGKVLFRRSHIRDVAVRRLKHLDNYCKALMKLPSHISQSEEVLKFFETKSEDLNPPIEECGGSGKRKSGLDASDPMLLEQYVVVANYEKQEPAEISLQAGEVVDVIEKSESGWWFVSTAEEQGWVPATYLNSHSGTRDDLEVGASRAGEVTKRHKAHLKRLDRRWTLGGVISRQQSREEKYITVQPYSSQGKDEIAFEKGVTVEVIQKNLEGWWFIRYQDKEGWAPASYLKKAKDDLSPRKKTVTGPVEIIGNIMEISNLLNKKALSEKDMQTEGVPESPQVVRKEISSPIPCADSSPVSSPQDGSKAESASPAIARIAPHRMEIGSPVLRQKPPPRRDATLGFQLPSPPEPPTVEAEYYTIADFQSCISDGISFNGGQKAEVIEKNSGGWWYVQIGEKEGWAPCSYIDKRKKPNLNRRTSTLCRPKVPPPAPPVKKQDSVETAPPSSPGSEAPESPVSPGRPVYEEPEYDVPAIGDLDLESEFEFLRGEGSLVDAKNEDTSSGKGSHPSSKPSPASSLHSASFKIGESFEDGHEAEGEGEGEEECIYENDGFRPFRETPERQSSKDSNSSKTSVLSESGKTAKPNSGGWRSAGNKLKIDLNGSPFSNKAEEASSPKSASSETTPDLSRPKKEQEESKVSSPTKSSCKLKPVVRPKPQITKASSAEKMDISTLRRQLRPIGQLKNGSKTKGEDSETASVVSSEDSFSSQSTSDLSSIYSKGSRGDSDLEGSILYRTTDPYEKVQESELSFPAGVEVEVLEKQESGWWYIRWGDTEGWAPTFYLEPIRQQDDMAGSESDGTPTKPGSLSKSNSLEKNEQRVQALNNINQNLKKVTPPIPSKPPGGLSKPTGLFGSRKQNNSKQQQVVRPQSVFISAPIRDGPSPAGSLRRNESLNSTDHPRVSPTVRRNASFGTVSRSLVSNNIALPNRDRSGTGSAESLGLSSQKNALPVSTVRPKPHIIHNNLREVYVSIADYHGDEETMGFPEGTSLEVLERNPNGWWYCKVLDNGRPRKGWVPSNYLEKKH
- the LOC115055188 gene encoding SH3 and PX domain-containing protein 2A-like isoform X3; its protein translation is MQLRTVLDVNVVDVQKRRNPSKHYVYLINVTYSDSTSHIIYRRYSKFFDLQMRILDKFPIEGGQKDPKKRIIPFLPGKVLFRRSHIRDVAVRRLKHLDNYCKALMKLPSHISQSEEVLKFFETKSEDLNPPIEPRGSSKRRLAWMQTWLQEPEKWISGLDASDPMLLEQYVVVANYEKQEPAEISLQAGEVVDVIEKSESGWWFVSTAEEQGWVPATYLNSHSGTRDDLEVGASRAGEEEKYITVQPYSSQGKDEIAFEKGVTVEVIQKNLEGWWFIRYQDKEGWAPASYLKKAKDDLSPRKKTVTGPVEIIGNIMEISNLLNKKALSEKDMQTEGVPESPQVVRKEISSPIPCADSSPVSSPQDGSKAESASPAIARIAPHRMEIGSPVLRQKPPPRRDATLGFQLPSPPEPPTVEAEYYTIADFQSCISDGISFNGGQKAEVIEKNSGGWWYVQIGEKEGWAPCSYIDKRKKPNLNRRTSTLCRPKVPPPAPPVKKQDSVETAPPSSPGSEAPESPVSPGRPVYEEPEYDVPAIGDLDLESEFEFLRGEGSLVDAKNEDTSSGKGSHPSSKPSPASSLHSASFKIGESFEDGHEAEGEGEGEEECIYENDGFRPFRETPERQSSKDSNSSKTSVLSESGKTAKPNSGGWRSAGNKLKIDLNGSPFSNKAEEASSPKSASSETTPDLSRPKKEQEESKVSSPTKSSCKLKPVVRPKPQITKASSAEKMDISTLRRQLRPIGQLKNGSKTKGEDSETASVVSSEDSFSSQSTSDLSSIYSKGSRGDSDLEGSILYRTTDPYEKVQESELSFPAGVEVEVLEKQESGWWYIRWGDTEGWAPTFYLEPIRQQDDMAGSESDGTPTKPGSLSKSNSLEKNEQRVQALNNINQNLKKVTPPIPSKPPGGLSKPTGLFGSRKQNNSKQQQVVRPQSVFISAPIRDGPSPAGSLRRNESLNSTDHPRVSPTVRRNASFGTVSRSLVSNNIALPNRDRSGTGSAESLGLSSQKNALPVSTVRPKPHIIHNNLREVYVSIADYHGDEETMGFPEGTSLEVLERNPNGWWYCKVLDNGRPRKGWVPSNYLEKKH
- the LOC115055188 gene encoding SH3 and PX domain-containing protein 2A-like isoform X2; the protein is MQLRTVLDVNVVDVQKRRNPSKHYVYLINVTYSDSTSHIIYRRYSKFFDLQMRILDKFPIEGGQKDPKKRIIPFLPGKVLFRRSHIRDVAVRRLKHLDNYCKALMKLPSHISQSEEVLKFFETKSEDLNPPIEECGGSGKRKSGLDASDPMLLEQYVVVANYEKQEPAEISLQAGEVVDVIEKSESGWWFVSTAEEQGWVPATYLNSHSGTRDDLEVGASRAGEEEKYITVQPYSSQGKDEIAFEKGVTVEVIQKNLEGWWFIRYQDKEGWAPASYLKKAKDDLSPRKKTVTGPVEIIGNIMEISNLLNKKALSEKDMQTEGVPESPQVVRKEISSPIPCADSSPVSSPQDGSKAESASPAIARIAPHRMEIGSPVLRQKPPPRRDATLGFQLPSPPEPPTVEAEYYTIADFQSCISDGISFNGGQKAEVIEKNSGGWWYVQIGEKEGWAPCSYIDKRKKPNLNRRTSTLCRPKVPPPAPPVKKQDSVETAPPSSPGSEAPESPVSPGRPVYEEPEYDVPAIGDLDLESEFEFLRGEGSLVDAKNEDTSSGKGSHPSSKPSPASSLHSASFKIGESFEDGHEAEGEGEGEEECIYENDGFRPFRETPERQSSKDSNSSKTSVLSESGKTAKPNSGGWRSAGNKLKIDLNGSPFSNKAEEASSPKSASSETTPDLSRPKKEQEESKVSSPTKSSCKLKPVVRPKPQITKASSAEKMDISTLRRQLRPIGQLKNGSKTKGEDSETASVVSSEDSFSSQSTSDLSSIYSKGSRGDSDLEGSILYRTTDPYEKVQESELSFPAGVEVEVLEKQESGWWYIRWGDTEGWAPTFYLEPIRQQDDMAGSESDGTPTKPGSLSKSNSLEKNEQRVQALNNINQNLKKVTPPIPSKPPGGLSKPTGLFGSRKQNNSKQQQVVRPQSVFISAPIRDGPSPAGSLRRNESLNSTDHPRVSPTVRRNASFGTVSRSLVSNNIALPNRDRSGTGSAESLGLSSQKNALPVSTVRPKPHIIHNNLREVYVSIADYHGDEETMGFPEGTSLEVLERNPNGWWYCKVLDNGRPRKGWVPSNYLEKKH
- the LOC115055188 gene encoding SH3 and PX domain-containing protein 2A-like isoform X1 — translated: MQLRTVLDVNVVDVQKRRNPSKHYVYLINVTYSDSTSHIIYRRYSKFFDLQMRILDKFPIEGGQKDPKKRIIPFLPGKVLFRRSHIRDVAVRRLKHLDNYCKALMKLPSHISQSEEVLKFFETKSEDLNPPIEECGGSGKRKSGLDASDPMLLEQYVVVANYEKQEPAEISLQAGEVVDVIEKSESGWWFVSTAEEQGWVPATYLNSHSGTRDDLEVGASRAGEVTKRHKAHLKRLDRRWTLGGVISRQQSREEKYITVQPYSSQGKDEIAFEKGVTVEVIQKNLEGWWFIRYQDKEGWAPASYLKKAKDDLSPRKKTVTGPVEIIGNIMEISNLLNKKALSEKDMQTEGVPESPQVVRKEISSPIPCADSSPVSSPQDGSKAESASPAIARIAPHRMEIGSPVLRQKPPPRRDATLGFQLPSPPEPPTVEAEYYTIADFQSCISDGISFNGGQKAEVIEKNSGGWWYVQIGEKEGWAPCSYIDKRKKPNLNRRTSTLCRPKVPPPAPPVKKQDSVETAPPSSPGSEAPESPVSPGRPVYEEPEYDVPAIGDLDLESEFEFLRGEGSLVDAKNEDTSSGKGSHPSSKPSPASSLHSASFKIGESFEDGHEAEGEGEGEEECIYENDGFRPFRETPERQSSKDSNSSKTSVLSESGKTAKPNSGGWRSAGNKLKIDLNGSPFSNKAEEASSPKSASSETTPDLSRPKKEQEESKVSSPTKSSCKLKPVVRPKPQITKASSAEKMDISTLRRQLRPIGQLKNGSKTKGEDSETASVVSSEDSFSSQSTSDLSSIYSKGSRGDSDLEGSILYRTTDPYEKVQESELSFPAGVEVEVLEKQESGWWYIRWGDTEGWAPTFYLEPIRQQDDMAGSESDGTPTKPGSLSKSNSLEKNEQRVQALNNINQNLKKVTPPIPSKPPGGLSKPTGLFGSRKQNNSKQQQVVRPQSVFISAPIRDGPSPAGSLRRNESLNSTDHPRVSPTVRRNASFGTVSRSLVSNNIALPNRDRSGTGSAESLGLSSQKNALPVSTVRPKPHIIHNNLREVYVSIADYHGDEETMGFPEGTSLEVLERNPNGWWYCKVLDNGRPRKGWVPSNYLEKKH